A single region of the Thermoflexus sp. genome encodes:
- the glyS gene encoding glycine--tRNA ligase subunit beta, which produces MAPRRPLSFQEIILRLQEFWAEHGCLIWQPYSEKVGAGTMNPATVLRVLGPEPWRVAYVEPSYRPADGRYAENPNRMQLHHQFQVILKPDPGNPQELYLESLRALGIDFRHHDIRFVEDNWESPALGAWGLGWEVWLDGMEITQFTYFQQAGGLPLDPVAVEITYGLERIALYLQGVSSVWDLDWDGTHTYGEILKPSEIEHCVYNFELADIERLRELYQHYEAEARACIARGLVIPAHDYVLRCSHTFNLLDARGAIGVTERARYFARMRDLARQVALLYLQQRERLGYPFLRKTPPAPAPAPTPAPPTVETAEDLLLEIGTEELPARDLETALAQLSENAPAMFAEARLEYEALEVHGTPRRLALYVHRLQPRTRPVETWVKGPPAHVAFDAEGRPTPAALGFARSQGVPVEALAVRELPEGRYVGVVRRTEGQPTPAVLTELLPRLIASLKFEMSMRWNGSGVAFSRPIRWLVALYGREVIPFTYAGVCSGRETRGARPRGSPTIRLEQASDYFPAMRRARILISPEERRARIRRDLERLAAEVGGTVPEDPELLAEVGNLVETPTVLRGRFDEEALRLPGEVLITVMRKHQRYFPILGPNGQLLPYFLAVRNGGRRGLDRVRQGNEAVLRARFADAAYFYEHDTRQPLEAFLPRLATLTFQEQLGSMLDKTRRLEALAPSIGALLGLNEEEMRVLARAAHLCKADLATQMVIEFTELQGVMGREYARRWGEPEAVAVAIFEHYLPRFAGDALPQTRPGIALGITDRLDSLVGLFAVGLAPSGSADPYGLRRAASGLIQILTAHRLRFSLSRAMTTVAAIQPVPVSPEILEEVRSFVIGRQRAALQEAGYRYDVIEAVLAARGDDPAWAAETTAGLQRAVQRSDWTRLLTSYSRCVRILRKAESEGSRPASEVDPAAFREEAERALWEAVQTARRQVRPDGPVEDLIAALESLAPVIDRFFEDVLVMHEEEAIRRHRLALLQAVADLTTGIADLSRLEGF; this is translated from the coding sequence ATGGCGCCACGACGTCCTCTATCGTTTCAGGAGATCATCCTCCGGCTGCAGGAATTCTGGGCGGAACACGGCTGCCTGATCTGGCAGCCCTATAGCGAGAAGGTGGGGGCTGGGACGATGAACCCGGCCACCGTGTTGCGGGTGCTGGGCCCCGAGCCCTGGCGCGTGGCCTACGTGGAGCCCTCCTATCGCCCTGCCGACGGCCGCTACGCCGAGAACCCGAACCGCATGCAGCTGCACCATCAATTCCAGGTGATCCTGAAGCCGGACCCCGGCAACCCGCAGGAGCTCTATCTGGAGAGCCTGCGCGCCCTGGGGATCGACTTCCGCCACCACGACATCCGGTTCGTGGAAGACAACTGGGAGTCCCCCGCCCTGGGGGCCTGGGGGTTGGGATGGGAGGTCTGGCTGGATGGCATGGAGATCACCCAGTTTACCTATTTTCAGCAGGCGGGAGGCCTGCCCCTGGATCCGGTGGCGGTGGAGATCACCTACGGCCTGGAGCGCATCGCGCTCTACCTCCAGGGCGTGTCCTCTGTTTGGGATCTGGACTGGGATGGAACGCACACCTACGGGGAGATCCTGAAGCCCTCGGAGATCGAGCACTGTGTTTATAACTTCGAGCTGGCCGACATTGAGCGGTTGCGCGAGCTGTATCAGCATTACGAGGCAGAGGCCCGCGCCTGCATCGCCCGCGGCCTGGTGATCCCGGCCCACGATTACGTCCTCCGCTGCTCCCACACGTTCAACCTGCTGGACGCCCGGGGGGCGATTGGGGTCACCGAGCGCGCCCGCTACTTCGCCCGCATGCGCGATCTGGCCCGCCAGGTCGCCTTGCTCTACCTGCAACAACGGGAGCGCCTGGGGTACCCCTTCCTGAGGAAAACGCCTCCGGCCCCCGCCCCGGCACCGACGCCGGCTCCGCCGACCGTGGAGACTGCGGAAGATCTCCTTCTGGAAATCGGAACCGAGGAGCTCCCCGCGCGGGATCTGGAAACGGCGCTGGCCCAGCTTTCCGAGAACGCCCCCGCGATGTTCGCGGAGGCGCGGCTGGAATACGAAGCCCTCGAAGTCCACGGCACGCCACGCCGCCTGGCGCTTTACGTTCATCGTCTTCAACCCCGCACACGGCCTGTGGAGACATGGGTGAAAGGCCCGCCCGCCCATGTGGCCTTCGATGCGGAAGGCCGACCCACCCCGGCGGCCCTCGGCTTCGCCCGCTCCCAGGGGGTCCCGGTGGAGGCCCTCGCTGTGCGGGAGCTCCCCGAAGGCCGTTATGTCGGCGTGGTCCGACGCACCGAGGGTCAGCCCACCCCGGCGGTCCTAACGGAACTGCTCCCCCGGCTGATCGCCAGCCTGAAGTTCGAGATGAGCATGCGCTGGAACGGGAGCGGGGTCGCTTTCTCCCGGCCCATCCGCTGGCTGGTCGCCCTCTACGGTCGTGAGGTGATCCCCTTCACCTACGCGGGGGTTTGCAGCGGCCGCGAAACCCGTGGCGCCCGTCCCCGGGGCTCGCCCACGATCCGCCTGGAGCAGGCCTCGGATTACTTCCCCGCCATGCGCCGGGCCCGCATCCTGATCTCTCCGGAGGAACGACGAGCGCGGATCCGAAGGGATCTGGAGCGGCTTGCGGCGGAGGTGGGGGGAACGGTGCCGGAGGACCCTGAGTTGCTGGCCGAGGTGGGGAATCTGGTGGAAACCCCCACCGTGCTGCGGGGGCGTTTCGATGAGGAGGCACTGCGACTGCCCGGGGAAGTGCTGATCACGGTGATGCGCAAACACCAGCGCTATTTCCCGATCCTGGGCCCGAATGGCCAGCTGCTGCCCTATTTCCTCGCTGTCCGCAACGGCGGCCGGCGCGGGCTGGATCGAGTGCGTCAGGGCAATGAGGCGGTGCTGCGGGCCCGCTTCGCCGACGCTGCTTATTTCTACGAGCACGACACCCGCCAGCCCCTGGAGGCTTTCCTCCCTCGCCTGGCCACCCTCACGTTCCAGGAGCAGCTCGGCTCCATGCTGGATAAAACGCGCCGCCTGGAGGCCCTCGCGCCTTCGATCGGGGCACTGCTGGGCCTGAATGAGGAAGAGATGCGCGTTCTGGCCCGGGCCGCCCATCTTTGCAAGGCCGATCTGGCCACCCAGATGGTGATCGAGTTCACAGAGCTGCAGGGGGTGATGGGGCGGGAATACGCCCGGCGGTGGGGGGAGCCGGAGGCGGTGGCGGTGGCGATCTTCGAGCACTACCTCCCCCGTTTCGCAGGGGATGCCCTGCCCCAGACCCGACCGGGGATCGCCCTGGGGATCACGGATCGCCTGGATTCCCTGGTCGGGCTGTTCGCGGTGGGGCTCGCCCCCTCCGGGTCCGCAGACCCTTACGGCCTGCGCCGGGCGGCCTCCGGCCTGATCCAGATCCTCACCGCCCACCGCCTGCGGTTCTCCCTTTCCAGGGCGATGACCACCGTGGCGGCCATCCAGCCGGTGCCCGTGAGCCCCGAAATCCTCGAGGAAGTTCGATCCTTTGTGATCGGCCGGCAGCGGGCCGCCCTTCAGGAAGCCGGGTATCGTTATGATGTGATCGAGGCGGTCCTGGCGGCTCGAGGGGATGATCCGGCATGGGCAGCGGAGACCACAGCCGGCCTGCAGCGGGCAGTGCAACGGTCCGACTGGACTCGCCTGCTCACGTCCTACAGCCGATGCGTGCGGATCCTGCGCAAGGCTGAAAGCGAGGGAAGCCGGCCCGCTTCGGAGGTGGATCCGGCCGCCTTCCGGGAAGAAGCCGAACGCGCCTTGTGGGAGGCCGTGCAAACCGCGCGAAGGCAGGTGCGACCGGATGGCCCGGTGGAGGATCTGATCGCCGCGCTGGAGAGTCTGGCTCCGGTGATCGATCGCTTCTTTGAGGACGTGCTGGTCATGCACGAGGAGGAAGCCATCCGCCGCCACCGCCTGGCTCTCCTCCAGGCAGTGGCCGATCTCACCACGGGGATCGCGGATCTCAGCCGGCTGGAGGGGTTTTAG
- a CDS encoding Uma2 family endonuclease has translation MMGAEYPLTTITDIHYPEGDGQPVAETEIHRDNLFNLLFMLRHFFENDANVVVSGNLLIYYVEGNPRAVVAPDLFVVFGIPRRPRRVYKVWEEGKGPDVVIELTSASTRWEDLGSKKGLYEALGVKEYFLFDPFGEYLNPPLQGFRWTEEGYRPIRPLSSGPLTLRSELLGLDLRAEGEWLRLIDPSSGRKLPTPDEVWAAWKGAG, from the coding sequence ATGATGGGTGCCGAATATCCTCTTACAACCATAACGGACATCCACTACCCGGAGGGGGATGGGCAGCCTGTGGCGGAAACCGAAATCCATCGCGATAACCTGTTTAACCTGCTGTTCATGCTGCGCCATTTTTTCGAGAACGACGCGAACGTGGTGGTTAGCGGCAACCTGTTGATTTATTACGTGGAGGGGAATCCCCGAGCGGTTGTGGCACCGGATCTCTTTGTGGTCTTTGGGATTCCGCGTCGGCCCCGGCGGGTTTATAAGGTCTGGGAAGAAGGGAAAGGGCCGGATGTCGTCATTGAGCTGACCTCCGCCTCCACCCGCTGGGAGGATCTCGGATCGAAGAAGGGCCTCTACGAGGCCCTCGGGGTGAAGGAGTATTTTCTCTTCGATCCCTTTGGGGAGTATCTGAATCCACCCTTGCAGGGCTTCCGATGGACGGAGGAGGGTTACCGTCCCATCCGGCCGCTTTCGAGCGGGCCGCTTACCCTGCGCAGCGAGCTGTTGGGGCTCGATTTGCGGGCGGAGGGGGAGTGGCTCCGATTGATCGATCCGAGCAGTGGCCGGAAACTGCCGACGCCGGATGAAGTGTGGGCGGCGTGGAAAGGAGCGGGATGA
- the mnmA gene encoding tRNA 2-thiouridine(34) synthase MnmA, translated as MTRVVVAMSGGVDSSVAAALLVEQGYEVIGIMLRLWGEGEGAGASTNRCCTLEDMELAYRVADHLGIPFYVLNVADFFKKTVVDFFIAEYVAGRTPNPCLRCNRLVRFDWLLRRALALGAEYLATGHYARVRAVNGRYQLLRGVDPRKDQSYVLAVLGQGELRHAMFPVGGYTKEEVRALARRFGLPVAEKPESQDLCFLADGDYRAFLRRHAPEALRPGPIKDTRGRILGEHQGLAFYTIGQRRGLGIAAGVPLYVVDLDPVENAVIVGTAEELDRRSCLLEGVHFVSGEFPSAPFRATVKVRYRAREIPAWIIPMPDRQARVVLDEPIRGLTPGQAAVMYDGEVVLGLGIIMRTEREPPPEVKEILAVSVAV; from the coding sequence ATGACGCGTGTGGTGGTGGCGATGAGCGGCGGCGTGGATAGCAGCGTCGCCGCCGCCCTGCTGGTCGAGCAGGGCTATGAGGTGATCGGGATCATGCTGCGCCTGTGGGGCGAGGGCGAGGGAGCCGGCGCCTCGACCAATCGTTGCTGCACCCTGGAGGATATGGAGCTGGCCTATCGGGTGGCCGATCACCTCGGCATTCCTTTTTATGTTCTGAACGTCGCGGATTTCTTTAAGAAGACGGTGGTGGATTTCTTCATCGCCGAATACGTGGCCGGGCGCACGCCGAACCCATGCCTGCGCTGCAACCGGCTGGTCCGCTTCGATTGGCTGTTGCGGCGGGCGCTGGCCCTGGGGGCGGAGTATCTCGCCACCGGGCATTACGCCCGAGTCCGTGCGGTGAATGGCCGCTATCAGCTGTTGCGCGGGGTGGACCCCCGCAAGGACCAGTCCTATGTCCTGGCGGTGCTGGGGCAGGGGGAGCTGCGCCATGCCATGTTCCCGGTGGGCGGTTATACCAAGGAGGAAGTTCGGGCCCTGGCCCGGCGCTTCGGCCTCCCGGTGGCGGAGAAGCCGGAGAGCCAGGATCTCTGTTTCCTGGCGGACGGGGATTATCGGGCTTTCCTGCGACGGCATGCCCCGGAGGCCCTGCGGCCTGGTCCGATCAAGGACACCCGGGGCCGGATCCTGGGAGAGCATCAGGGGCTGGCCTTCTACACGATTGGCCAACGCCGGGGACTGGGGATCGCCGCAGGGGTTCCCCTGTATGTGGTGGACCTGGATCCGGTTGAGAACGCGGTGATTGTGGGGACGGCCGAGGAGCTGGACCGCCGATCCTGTCTTCTGGAAGGGGTCCACTTTGTGAGCGGGGAGTTCCCCTCCGCACCTTTCCGGGCCACGGTGAAGGTCCGGTATCGGGCACGGGAGATCCCGGCGTGGATCATCCCGATGCCGGATCGTCAGGCGCGGGTGGTATTGGATGAGCCCATCCGGGGCCTCACCCCGGGGCAGGCCGCCGTGATGTATGACGGCGAGGTCGTCCTGGGACTGGGGATCATTATGCGGACCGAGCGGGAGCCTCCGCCCGAGGTGAAGGAGATCCTTGCGGTTTCAGTTGCCGTTTAA
- a CDS encoding cobalamin-independent methionine synthase II family protein, with amino-acid sequence MARNGLPLFPVTVVGSWPRPPWLLEALRKRHAGQISYKEFQEIADRAVLEALHAQIEAGVEIVSDGEQRRDNFYSFVVEKLEGVRMMSVAEMYDYAEDKSFFEQILRQLDVPAYAIKTPVAVDKIRPKMPLALDELEFLRRHTDRPVKIPLPGPYLLTRTMWVQGLSDRVYPTREDLAQDVVAILREEILRLRDAGADFIQLDEPVLTEVVFQPPVHSRTFMCASLSAAAEDPQMELAWAAQLINRVVLGVEGVRIGVHICRGNWTTREEALLTGDYRPLLGTLEAMRVQQWVLEFATPRAGDLEVFRECRQKRELGLGVVNPRTAEVESPEFIIARVKAALNYFEPSQIFLNPDCGFGTFAERPVATPEVAFRKLQAIRQAAEQLRREFGEHP; translated from the coding sequence ATGGCGCGCAACGGATTGCCTCTCTTTCCGGTGACCGTAGTGGGGAGCTGGCCACGGCCCCCGTGGCTGCTGGAAGCCCTGCGGAAGCGCCACGCGGGCCAGATCTCTTACAAAGAATTCCAGGAGATCGCGGATCGGGCCGTCCTGGAGGCCCTCCATGCCCAGATCGAGGCCGGCGTGGAGATCGTCAGCGACGGCGAGCAGCGCCGGGATAACTTCTATTCCTTCGTCGTCGAGAAGCTCGAAGGGGTCCGCATGATGAGCGTAGCCGAGATGTATGACTACGCGGAGGACAAGTCCTTCTTCGAGCAGATCCTCCGCCAGCTGGATGTGCCGGCCTACGCCATCAAGACCCCGGTGGCCGTGGATAAGATCCGCCCGAAGATGCCGCTGGCCCTGGACGAGCTGGAGTTCCTGCGCCGGCACACGGACCGGCCGGTCAAGATCCCGCTCCCGGGGCCTTACCTGCTCACCCGCACCATGTGGGTGCAGGGCCTCTCGGATCGGGTGTATCCCACCCGAGAGGACCTGGCTCAGGATGTGGTGGCGATCCTGCGGGAGGAGATCCTGCGCCTGCGGGACGCCGGGGCCGATTTCATCCAGCTGGACGAGCCGGTGCTGACCGAGGTGGTGTTCCAGCCGCCGGTCCACAGCCGCACTTTCATGTGCGCCTCCCTTTCAGCCGCGGCGGAGGATCCCCAGATGGAACTGGCCTGGGCCGCCCAGCTGATCAACCGTGTCGTCCTGGGCGTGGAAGGGGTCCGGATCGGCGTTCACATCTGTCGGGGGAACTGGACCACGCGGGAGGAGGCGCTGCTCACCGGGGATTACCGGCCGCTGCTGGGCACCCTGGAGGCCATGCGGGTGCAGCAATGGGTGCTGGAGTTCGCCACCCCGCGGGCCGGCGACCTGGAGGTTTTCCGGGAGTGCCGGCAGAAGCGCGAGCTGGGCTTAGGTGTCGTCAACCCGCGCACAGCGGAGGTGGAATCTCCCGAGTTCATCATCGCCCGGGTGAAGGCGGCCCTGAACTACTTCGAGCCCTCACAGATCTTCCTGAACCCGGATTGTGGCTTCGGGACCTTTGCGGAGCGCCCGGTGGCCACTCCGGAGGTGGCCTTCCGCAAGCTTCAGGCCATCCGCCAGGCGGCGGAACAACTCCGGCGGGAGTTCGGGGAGCATCCCTGA
- a CDS encoding OsmC family protein, whose amino-acid sequence MATVLNGVDVETLRQLLEEARTHPEAVQPQRWARFRWEEGLRGRVYIRNQSFTVDESVDRSGREAGLSALEYALGALGACLGLGFIFHATRRGIAVRNLEVALEGRIDNLLRFLGFEGEGHPGYREVIVKAYVDADADEETLQALWEETVATSPVGNTFARPVALRTEIATVSGWWFRYSPESEEGPSGSRGGMPC is encoded by the coding sequence ATGGCCACTGTGCTGAACGGTGTGGACGTGGAAACGCTACGGCAGCTGCTCGAAGAGGCCCGGACCCACCCCGAGGCCGTTCAGCCCCAGCGCTGGGCGCGCTTCCGCTGGGAGGAAGGACTGCGGGGTCGGGTTTACATCCGCAACCAGTCCTTCACGGTCGATGAGTCCGTAGACCGTTCGGGGCGGGAAGCCGGCCTGAGCGCCTTGGAATATGCCCTGGGCGCCCTGGGCGCCTGCCTGGGGCTGGGCTTCATCTTCCATGCCACCCGCCGCGGCATCGCCGTGAGGAACCTGGAGGTCGCCCTGGAAGGCCGGATTGACAACCTGCTCCGCTTCCTGGGATTCGAAGGGGAGGGACATCCCGGCTACCGGGAGGTGATCGTCAAGGCCTACGTGGATGCAGACGCTGACGAGGAAACCCTCCAGGCCCTGTGGGAAGAAACAGTTGCCACCTCGCCAGTCGGGAACACCTTTGCGCGTCCCGTTGCCCTGCGGACGGAGATCGCCACGGTCTCCGGATGGTGGTTCCGGTATTCGCCTGAATCGGAAGAAGGCCCTTCGGGATCCCGGGGCGGGATGCCTTGCTGA
- a CDS encoding OsmC family protein, with protein MGAILNGLDVEQLQQLSAQVGADPEAARALNRWAARVRWLGGFKGRAYIRNHSFVIDEPADLVGQDEAPNAVEYVLGALGACLTVGFVLNATKRGIPIRNLEIALEGEIDNILTFLGLSSEGHPGYREIAVKAYVDADADEETLQSVWEETVRTSPVGNTLARSVNLRPELRRAAAA; from the coding sequence ATGGGAGCGATACTGAACGGCCTGGATGTGGAACAGCTGCAGCAACTGTCGGCTCAGGTGGGAGCGGATCCGGAGGCCGCTCGCGCGCTCAATCGCTGGGCGGCGCGGGTGCGTTGGCTGGGCGGGTTCAAGGGACGCGCATATATTCGCAATCACTCCTTTGTGATCGACGAGCCTGCCGACCTGGTGGGTCAGGATGAGGCTCCCAACGCCGTAGAATATGTGCTGGGTGCCCTGGGAGCCTGCCTCACCGTGGGCTTCGTTCTGAATGCCACCAAACGAGGGATTCCCATCCGCAACCTGGAGATCGCCCTGGAGGGGGAGATCGACAACATCCTGACCTTTCTGGGCCTGAGCTCCGAAGGGCATCCCGGCTATCGGGAGATCGCGGTGAAGGCCTATGTGGACGCCGATGCGGATGAGGAGACCCTTCAATCCGTGTGGGAGGAGACCGTCCGGACCTCCCCGGTGGGCAACACCCTGGCCCGGTCGGTGAACCTGCGGCCGGAGCTCCGCCGGGCGGCGGCCGCCTGA